The genomic segment GCCAGGGAGGCCCCGCGAGTACACCGAGATGGGGGACTCATCGGGACTAAGATCGGAGCAGGAGCTGAGAGAAGAGGAGCAGCCCGGGTCCGAGGGAGAGGCggccccctcttcctcctgtGCTAGGTCCTGCCGGTTTCCTAAGCCTGGCCCGTGCTCCTGGCAGCATCGGCAGGGCACAGCTGGGCTGTTGGAATTGGCGTCCACCAGGGCCCCGCTGCAGGGCCCCCGGCTCTCCTTGCCCCCGGTGTCCCCGGGGGGAGGGGATGTGCTCAAGGGCCCCTCCCGGAGCTCAGGGCGGCGGGACAGGTGCAGGCCCAGGGAGACATGCTGGAGGTGGATGTGGTTGAGGTTGCAGAGTAAAGCCCTCTGAGGGGACAGCATTGTGCAGGCGACGACAGGGCGGCCTCGAGAATCAGCAGGATCGGGCCTCTCACGCCCGCCTACCTGGCAACCGCAGCTGCAGACCTGGAAGACAGGGAGAGTGATACCCAGCCAGAGAGGACGCGGGCCGCCAGAAGGACACCGAGGTGACGGACAGCTGCAGCACGCATGAAAGGCGCCGGCCGCTTTGGACGATATTTAAATGAGAcgcaaatgtccatcgactgaccCTTAATTTCCACTGCAGTGTTTGCAGGTGGAGCCAAAGGAGGCCCCCGGGATtggggcggggagggtcagagaatGCGGCTGCGCTCTGGATCTCCGTGGAGGTGCGGGGGCTTGAAAAAGGATGGGGCCTAGAATGGAGCCCCGGATCCTCTCTGCTGCAGTCTGgccctgcaccgcccccccctccccacttccctcgcCTGCCCTTCGCTCCCAGAGGAAGGGGCCGAGGGAGGCCCCGCCCACATGCTCCGAaacggggtggggcgggggagacgcgtctggctggctcaatgCAGGAGAGGGGCGGGCGTGGGGGCAAAGACCGAGCATCCGTCAGCGAGTCAGGTCCGCGGAGCAGGTGGGCCAGCCGACCCCGGCCCGGACCCTGCGCTTGCCCGTTCTCTCCGCGCTTGTCTCCgtcacccaggcgccaccccacTCCTCCTCCGTGCAATTTTGCTGCTCCCCTCTCCCGCCCCACCTGGCGGGCCCCGAAGCGTCTATCCACACCCACGGCCGAGCCCCCCTCACCAGGGTCCTCCTGCAAGCGCCGCAGCTGGGCTCGTCCACGACTCCCAAGGTCCCCGCCGGACCGCGCCGACTGGAAGGGGGGCGCTAGGACAACCCGCCGGCGCTGCGCAGCCGCGCCCCTTCACGcatgggcggggcggggcccaggcccagcccccaccGCTTGACGTCGTGCGTGTCACCACCCAGGCCGGCCCGCAGCTTTCGGTGCCGAGGGGTCCTGAAGGCAAGCCCCAGGTCCCGGCTTCCGCGGCCGCCCCCTACCCTGCCCGTTGCGGACGGCGCTGCGCCCCCGGCTAGCACAAGCAGGCACAGAACCACACGAAGCTTCGACAATTTATTGagaggcccccctccccgcccacgcAGTCTCCAGGTCACTTTTTCCTCTTGTAGATCTTGTGCGCCAGCGCCAGGAAGATGGCGGGGGGCAGGGGCGAGGCGCACTGCTCGATGAGGCCCATCAGGTGGCGGTAGCTGTCCTCCTCATACTGCGTGAACACGGCGGGCAGGTCCAGCTCCTCGTACAGCGCCTTCACCCGGGCCACCTTCTCCGCCTCCTTCTGCCCGTAATTCTCCtgcagggggtgggaggcagggcagtCGGCTCAGCCCCGCCCAGCACGCCCGACACCCGTACACTCCGGCCTCCAGCGGCGAGGGGCCTGGAGTGCCCGCGATCTGcaactcccccctccccgccgcacTCGCTCCGAAACCGgctcgggcctcagtttcctctgcctgcccccaccgCCGCCCGGGCCGGCTAGCTCTCTGTGGGAAGCTGTCGTGCGCATCGGAGGATGTCGGGCGGCtttcctggcctccacccactggAGATCCCTGTGGCATGTGGCAGACAATGTCTGCTGATGCTGCCAAACGTCCCCACCCGGCTGACGTCCTTGCTCTGGCCCTTTCCTGGGAGCTCGGCGATCCGCGGCCTCGCGGGCACCTGAAGGAGCTGACGCTGTTCCGGAGAGGCCCGCTGCAGACACTGAACCACCAGCCAGCTGCATTTGTTGTCCTGGATGTCTGTGCCAATCTTGCCTGTCACACTGGGGTCCCCAAAGAGGTCGAGGTAATCGtcctgggcagggggcagaggaggacaAATGAAgagaccccagggcagggccctAGGGCAGTTGTGGCCTGCTCCCTGCCCGTGCCTTCCTACCTGAATCTGAAAGAACTCCCCCATCTCCAGCAGGATCTTCTTGGCATTGGCATGCTCCTTCTCCCCATCGATGCCCGCCTACAGTGAAAAGGGGATCTGTAAGCCAAACACCACGGGCACCTTCACTTTCCTTGCTGCATCTCCCAGGGCGCCCTGACGCAGCCCCCaaatcctctcccctctctgttcAGACATCCCTGGCTTCCGGGCTCCAGGACATCTCGGTGGTCCGACCTCCAGCCCACCTCCTTCGGCGAGGCCCTCCGGTGTGAGCCAGCAGGGACGAAGTCAGCTCTGGAGGCTGGCACGTGCCCAGCCCCTGACTCACTCTTCCAGcgccttctgcctcctccagcttcttcccGATCAAAGGGGAACTTGGAGAAGCGAGGTCAGGGCGGGCAGGAAATCCCACCGCCTGCCTTTGGACCTGGTCTTCTTCCTCTCAGCGTGaacttcctccccacctcccatccagaCCCAGATGGAGGACGGGCTGGCCACTCGCATATCCCTTCACAAAAATCCGAAGGAGGGAACTGCACCATTGTACAGCTGAGAAGACACCCTCAGaccttaagtaacttgcccagggtcacaggccACAGTGGGGGCAGCAGACTGTCCAAAGTTGTCTGCTTTGTGCCCTGTGTCCAAAAGCCCCATCGGTGGGCAACAAGGGGCAGGAGACTCACTCACCATGTACATGGCAGCCGCCACAGGAAGATAGAACGAGTAGAAAGCGGTCTTGTACTTGACAATAGATTTGTACCTGAGTAGGGGGAGAAGGTAAGGTCCTCAGAAGGGCAGTGCCCAACAGAGCCCTCCCTCACTGGCCAGACAGTTCCCCCGTCCCTCACCTCTTTTCAGTGAATCTGCCAAGATCCACATTGCCCTGGGGGGCTGTGATGAGGTCCAGGGTCTGTCCGATCTCGGTCTGATAGGAACTctaaggaggaggaagatggccCATCAGCTGGGCTTTCTCTGGGGCCAGGAAACCCTGGAATCCAGGGCCCCACAGCCCACAGCACgggcagagagaaaggcagtGAGAGGTGGAGGGCCCGCATGCACGCAGACACAGCGCTTTCTCAGCCCTCCTTCCCGCCTCGAGGACACGGGGAAGCCCTCTCTGCCGCCGCCGTGCCCAGCACCTTGGCCCACTCTGCCCCTTCCAGGTGAACCTGGCTATCCCCCGGGCCGACGGCCCGCGGCGCACCTGCAGGAAAAGCTCAATCAGGCTCAGGTAATAGGGCTGCTCCCGACAGCAGAGCTTCAGCAGGCGGTAGATGCACGCTTCCAGAAGCAAAGCGTCATTGACGGCATCCAAACCTATGCCTGGCTGGCGGGGGCGCGGAGAAAAACAAGGCCTCGGTCTCGGCCACTCTGAACACCTCGGTACGTATGCTCTGTGCGCCAGCTCCCTGGGCCTGTCCCGTGCCCACCGCTACCTTCCCGCCCGCCGTACCTTCTGATACCAGCAGATCTGCCCCCGTCGGGTGAGGGACGAGTCCATGATGTCGTCGGACACCAGCAGGAAAGCCTGCAGCTAGGAGGAGAAGGCACAGTGGGATCAGACCCTTGGGCCCCCTTACTAGAGCTCCTTCAACCAGCAACAGAGCTGCTACTGTTGCTCATCACCGAGTGAGGACGGAAGTCAGGCCAGCTTCTGTTCTGTGCTGTGGGACTTTGGGAAACTGTGTAACCTCGCTGGTTCAGGCTTCCCAACGGTAACATGAAAGACTCCGCCAGATCTCAGCCGTCTGTCCCCTCACAAGCAGCCCTAGACAGTCCTGGTGTCAGGGAGGCGATGAAGCATTGCGTCCGCTACTCTTCTCCTGCCAAGAACCTCAGTGAATACTTGAGACTTTTCCCTGCAGTGTGACTTTCCGGGACTTCTGCAATAAAAGGAGGCTGTTCCTGTGTCGCCCTGAGGCGCTCCGCTCACACACGCCGTGCCCAGGACAGAGCCCCACCTCGGAGCTCGTTTAGGGGTGCAGCGCTAATAGGACAGAACTGCAGTCTGACTCGGTCCCGCTCAGCCACGGGTCTTAAACACGCAACCACACCAGCGTCAGCCACGGGCCTCTCTTCTAGGTGCTAGCCCACCTCAGAGTCCCCGAATGGGCCGGTTTTCCCAGCAGACTGCCAGGACATTTGCCCCCCTGGCATTCCCAGAGCCGAGCACAGCACCAGCCCCAGAGCGGGTGTGTCCTAAATGCCTGTTTAATGAATGTGAGACGCTGTCATGTATCCCGTGAGACTTCCTGCATTCAGGCTACACCTTCCGAGCCTTTAAAAACAGCTTTTCAGGACGTGGTTTTAAATCTTCACTCCGTCCTGATCTGTGTGTGTGGGCTAGCGGGTCTGCCTTGCTTGGAGCACCCGACGCTGCCCATCGGCTCTGGCGTGCACAGTGCGGAAGGGACTGCGGCGGTCACTGCTCTTGTTCCCAGTGAATCCTTGGGGAAGGAGGCACCCATCTGCATCTTTACCTCTGACCACACGCTGGGGCAGGGTCTGGGCTTTCCACACCGGAGGCATGTGTTTTATTATTAGAGTGTTCACCTGGTTCCACTAAGCCAGTGGTCCACTGTCTCTCCCACCCGGTTTCAACCTGCACCACTCAACCAAGACGGTCTCCGAAGAGCATCATTCCTGGTGTCCCTCAATCTCCTCTGCCCCacagcagtggttcttaacccaAATGCACTTTCTATTTATTaggggaacttaaaaaaaaagaataccagtGTCAGAGTCTCACCCCAGATCAATTAAATGAGAAATCTATCCACAGTATTAGTCAATTACGATAGAGGGACTATTCTAAAGATTAAAGATTGAAGAACCACCAAATACGGTACATTATTCTTGATTGGATCCtagatgtttaaaaacaaaacaagggcgcctgggtggctcagtcggttaagcgtctgccttcagctcaggtcatggtcccagggtcctgggatcgagccccgcatcgggctccctgctcagcgggaagcctacttctccctccccctctgcctgccactccccccgtgcttgtgctgtctctctgtcaaataaataaaatctttaaaaaacaaaacaaaacaaagccaactTAGAACAGACATTTTGGGGAGAATTAGGAATATTTAAATCTGTAATATACATTAGATAATATTACtggtgctatggtctgaatgtgtccccccaaatgttgaaatcctaaccatCAAAGACGATGGtatgaggaggtggggcctccAGGGCCCTCCTGACGGACGCTCTGGAGCTGCCTGGCCCCTTGCACCACCAGGGGCTGTGCAGGAAGGTGCTGCTGAGCCAGAAgagacccccccgcccccccccagccatGCTGGGACCTCGATCTtcgacttccagcttccagaagtctacgaaataaatttctgttctttataagcTACGCGCTGTGTGctattttgttgtagcagcccaaGTGAGCC from the Halichoerus grypus chromosome 7, mHalGry1.hap1.1, whole genome shotgun sequence genome contains:
- the FDPS gene encoding farnesyl pyrophosphate synthase isoform X1 — protein: MPLSRWLRSVGVFLLPAPCWAPRERWLGPLQRPSLVHGCPVLGAWHSARCWCQAWTEEPRALYSSLRMNGDQKLDPYAQAKQDFIQHFSQIVKVLTEDGVGHPETGDAIARLKEVLEYNAIGGKYQRGLTVLVAFQELVEPRKQDANSLRRALTVGWCVELLQAFLLVSDDIMDSSLTRRGQICWYQKPGIGLDAVNDALLLEACIYRLLKLCCREQPYYLSLIELFLQSSYQTEIGQTLDLITAPQGNVDLGRFTEKRYKSIVKYKTAFYSFYLPVAAAMYMAGIDGEKEHANAKKILLEMGEFFQIQDDYLDLFGDPSVTGKIGTDIQDNKCSWLVVQCLQRASPEQRQLLQENYGQKEAEKVARVKALYEELDLPAVFTQYEEDSYRHLMGLIEQCASPLPPAIFLALAHKIYKRKK
- the FDPS gene encoding farnesyl pyrophosphate synthase isoform X2, which produces MNGDQKLDPYAQAKQDFIQHFSQIVKVLTEDGVGHPETGDAIARLKEVLEYNAIGGKYQRGLTVLVAFQELVEPRKQDANSLRRALTVGWCVELLQAFLLVSDDIMDSSLTRRGQICWYQKPGIGLDAVNDALLLEACIYRLLKLCCREQPYYLSLIELFLQSSYQTEIGQTLDLITAPQGNVDLGRFTEKRYKSIVKYKTAFYSFYLPVAAAMYMAGIDGEKEHANAKKILLEMGEFFQIQDDYLDLFGDPSVTGKIGTDIQDNKCSWLVVQCLQRASPEQRQLLQENYGQKEAEKVARVKALYEELDLPAVFTQYEEDSYRHLMGLIEQCASPLPPAIFLALAHKIYKRKK